A region of the Ranitomeya variabilis isolate aRanVar5 chromosome 5, aRanVar5.hap1, whole genome shotgun sequence genome:
TACTACTTCATCTCACAATTGTCCATCAGTGACATCTTGTTGACCTCAGATATTGTTCCGTACATGCTCCATGTTTTACTGAATAGTTGGAGTACCATTACTTTTACTGGATGTATCACTCAGTTTTATTTCTTCTGCTCCTCAGTAGTTTTTGAATGTTTTCTTCTCGCTTTAATGTCTTTTGACAGATATGTGGCCATCTGTAACCCCCTCCGCTATGCCTCTATAATGACAAACCATCATTGTGCAATATTGGCCATGTGCTGTTGGGTGTTTGGATTTTCTATTACTTTAATTTGTGTCATAACAACAGCAACGCTAAACTTTTGTGGTCCAAAAGTCATTTACCATTTATTCTGTGACCTTGATCCCTTAATAGAACTTTCCTGTTCTGAAACCTTCGTAGTAAATTTAGAGATTTATTTAGTAAGTATTCCAACTGTAATTATTCCAACTGTAGTAATTGTAGCATCTTATACCTACATTGTTGTCACAGTGTTAAAGATTCCATCCAAAACCGGCAGacagaaagccttctccacctgctgCTCCCACCTCACTGTGGTCTCCATATTCTACGGGACTATATTTGGTGTTTACGTTGTCCCAAAAAAAGGCCGAACACTCACGATGAGTAAGATCCTCTCGCTGCTATATACTGTGCTAACTCCTTTGGTCAACCCAATTATATATAGTTTGAGAAATGAAGACATTAAAAAAGCTGTACAACAATTTATTCATAACATAAGCAAAAGCCCTGGAAAATGAACCAAAATATTCTAAACAGATAATCcatgaaagaaaaaaatatttggtgAACATCCATAATTATTATTTCATAAGGTATTTGAACAAATATCCTCCTTTATTTACCTTGGTTCATGTTATGTGGTTAAAGGAACTCTTTCTTCAGTAAGACAGATGCAAGGATGAATCAGTGGTAGTCAAGGACACATCAAAGTATTGAAATGAGATAAAGGGATGCGTTCCTTACACCAATGTCGATAAGAAGTTAGTAGGTGATCCAAACTTTGGAATTCAGAATATGATTAAATGTCAGCAAATACCAAATTACCCAGAGTTGGTTAATAGACCCTAATTAAGGGATGCATTTAAAACATGAATTTTATTTATGTCTATTAAAAATGGTAAAGTAAATTTCAAAACTCACTAGTGTGCCATTGTTATCTCTCTGCTATTGATAAACTCTAGGATCTCCTTCGTTCACAGAGCAACCTTCCCTTTTCAAGCCAGCTCGATTGTCTCACTATttaggatagaaaaatatttagaattgagagtcctcagtggttgataccttttaatggctaactgaaaagatggtgacaaattgcaagctttcgagactacacaggtctcttcattgggcaaagactaaaataaatactgaagaatcacatttatgcacaacatagcacagaaaaaagaaaaaaaaaaggaaaaaccatggataagacaggtgacatgaagcagaattaccatgagtgataaacagtgatgtccataaatattgggccagttcttagataaggaatgttttattgtcctctgatcggggtctgg
Encoded here:
- the LOC143774632 gene encoding olfactory receptor 1500-like, producing MQENNRTLVTEFYILGFQVSQNLRILLFCLFFVVYCLILCGNLLIIILVSTSKNLHTPMYYFISQLSISDILLTSDIVPYMLHVLLNSWSTITFTGCITQFYFFCSSVVFECFLLALMSFDRYVAICNPLRYASIMTNHHCAILAMCCWVFGFSITLICVITTATLNFCGPKVIYHLFCDLDPLIELSCSETFVVNLEIYLVSIPTVIIPTVVIVASYTYIVVTVLKIPSKTGRQKAFSTCCSHLTVVSIFYGTIFGVYVVPKKGRTLTMSKILSLLYTVLTPLVNPIIYSLRNEDIKKAVQQFIHNISKSPGK